The following are from one region of the Lysobacterales bacterium genome:
- a CDS encoding DsbC family protein, whose amino-acid sequence MNKFLAAVGLLLAASLPASADDKVVREAIQGLVPGASIDAIAESTLPGFYEVTLGGQVVYVTADGRYLVQGAVFDIVNRVDLTEQKRAGARREALAAVPADKRIVFAPSEVKHRLTVFTDIDCGYCRRLHQEMAEYNARGIAIEYLWFPRAGVGSESFQKAVNVWCAPDRRDAMTRAKAGQEVEQRTCPNPVGEDYTLGQQIGISGTPALITEDGTLLPGYMPADQLLMRLDGLKQAAAGTD is encoded by the coding sequence ATGAACAAGTTCCTTGCCGCCGTTGGCCTGCTGCTGGCCGCCTCCCTTCCTGCCAGCGCCGACGACAAGGTGGTCCGCGAGGCCATCCAGGGCCTGGTGCCTGGCGCCAGCATCGACGCCATCGCCGAGTCGACCCTGCCCGGCTTCTACGAGGTCACCCTCGGCGGCCAGGTGGTCTATGTCACCGCCGACGGCCGCTACCTGGTCCAGGGCGCGGTGTTCGACATCGTCAACCGGGTCGACCTGACCGAGCAGAAGCGCGCCGGCGCCCGCCGCGAGGCCCTGGCTGCCGTGCCCGCCGACAAGCGCATCGTGTTCGCGCCGTCCGAGGTCAAGCACCGGCTGACCGTGTTCACCGACATCGACTGCGGCTACTGCCGGCGTCTGCACCAGGAGATGGCCGAGTACAACGCTCGCGGCATCGCCATCGAGTACCTGTGGTTCCCGCGTGCCGGCGTCGGCAGCGAATCCTTCCAGAAGGCCGTCAACGTCTGGTGCGCGCCGGACCGCCGCGACGCCATGACCCGCGCCAAGGCGGGCCAGGAGGTCGAGCAGCGCACCTGCCCCAACCCGGTCGGCGAGGACTACACGCTGGGCCAGCAGATCGGCATCTCCGGCACGCCGGCCCTGATCACCGAGGACGGCACCCTGCTGCCCGGCTACATGCCCGCCGACCAGTTGCTGATGCGGCTGGACGGCCTCAAGCAGGCGGCGGCCGGCACCGACTGA
- a CDS encoding RDD family protein: MSAEPPAAPWRRLIAFVYDLMALIGLWFFIALVAVAVSGGPVGSAIEDGAVRVRDWPAQIALYVALWLATGLYYTLSWRFGGQTLGMRPWRLVVRSRDGGRIGWGQAWLRYLVGCLVALPAGAGLLWTLIDRDRRAPHDLAAGTRMALLPSG, from the coding sequence ATGTCCGCCGAGCCGCCCGCCGCCCCCTGGCGCCGCCTGATCGCCTTCGTCTACGACCTGATGGCGCTGATCGGGCTGTGGTTCTTCATCGCCCTGGTGGCGGTGGCGGTCAGTGGCGGACCGGTCGGCTCGGCGATCGAGGACGGCGCCGTGCGGGTGCGCGACTGGCCGGCGCAGATCGCGCTGTATGTCGCCCTGTGGCTGGCCACCGGGCTGTATTACACGCTGTCCTGGCGGTTCGGCGGGCAGACCCTGGGCATGCGCCCCTGGCGGCTGGTGGTGCGCAGCCGCGACGGCGGCCGGATCGGCTGGGGCCAGGCCTGGCTGCGCTACCTGGTCGGCTGCCTGGTGGCGCTGCCGGCCGGCGCCGGCCTGCTGTGGACCCTGATCGACCGCGACCGCCGCGCGCCGCACGATCTTGCCGCCGGCACCAGGATGGCGCTGCTGCCGTCCGGCTGA
- the xerD gene encoding site-specific tyrosine recombinase XerD, with translation MPRTRPAPALAGLPPLPAAAAALVDAFLDHHWSESGASRNTLAAYRQDLSGIGRWLAGRGLALDQLDRALLYDHLAERLVAGYQPRSNARLLSCLRRFSQWLLRQGRIQADPTALIEAPKPGRSLPRAPGEADVEALLRAPDVDTPLGLRDRAMLELMYATGLRVSELVGLRLDQVNLRQGVLRVVGKGDKERLLPVGEEAGHWLQRYLTGARPLLARHPGEPALFLNARGGALTRQAFWQFIKRHALVAGIDTALSPHGLRHAFATHLLNHGADLRVLQLLLGHASLSTTQIYTLVAREGLKRLHAAHHPRG, from the coding sequence ATGCCGCGAACCCGCCCCGCCCCTGCGCTTGCCGGCCTGCCGCCGCTGCCGGCCGCGGCCGCGGCACTGGTCGATGCGTTCCTCGACCACCACTGGTCGGAATCCGGCGCCAGCCGCAACACCCTGGCCGCCTACCGGCAGGACCTGTCCGGCATCGGCCGCTGGCTGGCCGGCCGCGGCCTGGCCCTGGACCAGCTCGATCGCGCCCTGCTGTATGACCATCTCGCCGAGCGCCTGGTCGCGGGCTACCAGCCGCGCAGCAACGCGCGGCTGCTGTCCTGCCTGCGCCGGTTCAGCCAGTGGCTGCTCCGCCAGGGCCGTATCCAGGCCGACCCCACGGCGCTGATCGAGGCCCCGAAGCCGGGGCGCAGCCTGCCCCGGGCGCCCGGCGAGGCCGATGTCGAGGCGCTGCTGCGCGCCCCCGATGTCGACACCCCGCTGGGCCTGCGCGACCGCGCCATGCTGGAATTGATGTACGCCACCGGCCTGCGCGTCTCCGAACTGGTCGGCCTGCGCCTGGACCAGGTCAACTTGCGCCAGGGCGTGCTGCGCGTGGTCGGCAAGGGCGACAAGGAGCGCCTGCTGCCGGTCGGGGAAGAGGCCGGGCACTGGCTGCAGCGCTACCTGACCGGCGCCCGCCCGCTGCTGGCCCGGCACCCGGGCGAACCTGCGCTGTTCCTCAACGCCCGCGGCGGTGCGCTGACCCGCCAGGCGTTCTGGCAGTTCATCAAGCGCCATGCCCTGGTCGCCGGCATCGACACCGCGCTGTCGCCGCATGGCCTGCGCCATGCCTTCGCCACCCACCTGCTCAACCACGGCGCCGACCTGCGCGTGCTGCAGCTCCTGCTCGGCCATGCCAGCCTGTCGACCACGCAGATCTACACCCTGGTCGCCCGCGAGGGGCTGAAGCGCCTGCACGCGGCCCATCATCCGCGCGGCTGA